The Prosthecobacter dejongeii genome contains a region encoding:
- the dacB gene encoding D-alanyl-D-alanine carboxypeptidase/D-alanyl-D-alanine endopeptidase, whose amino-acid sequence MKNAFLCLLLAALAALLVLHFRDDRESHAPPATALGQIFQQVFEEPGMKGAAIGFCLLDAQGQVIEELNSQTAFIPASTLKTLTTATALEKWGPDHRLETTVITTAPIQEGRLTGDVIIRGGGDPMLSLNDLEGWVLTLLQKGVKRIQGRIIGDGSLFPGSIYDDFWNWGDIGNGYGSGVSGLNLEHNRSLIRIRPGEEVGAKAMFLVANPQVPNVQWVNEATTGAANSGDGVVIHGGERTGVLHLRGTVPLSAGNFEVTAAVPDPELYAAHHLRVLLVDAGIEVDGEAASASELRNAGGSVPEASEILIKHASPTLREIVTSIHATSDNHETECLYRLLGVREGKSSDEVLRAHWQSRGLVFEGLRMEDGCGLARADFIRPLDLARLQHVAGTGPQGAVYRESLLATEDGSVRWKGGAMSGVRSYTGYVKSASGGEFCFALMVNHFADAQAVARLREAVLGALKTR is encoded by the coding sequence GTGAAAAACGCTTTTCTTTGCCTCCTGCTGGCCGCATTGGCGGCCTTACTGGTGCTTCATTTTCGTGACGATCGTGAAAGTCACGCACCGCCTGCGACAGCGTTGGGTCAGATTTTCCAGCAGGTCTTTGAAGAGCCTGGCATGAAAGGGGCTGCCATCGGCTTTTGCCTGTTGGATGCCCAGGGCCAAGTGATCGAAGAACTCAACAGTCAAACGGCCTTCATTCCCGCTTCTACCCTCAAGACCCTCACCACCGCCACCGCTCTGGAGAAATGGGGGCCTGATCATCGTTTGGAAACGACGGTAATCACCACCGCTCCCATTCAAGAAGGTCGCCTAACCGGGGATGTGATCATTCGCGGCGGTGGAGATCCCATGCTCTCTTTGAATGATCTCGAAGGCTGGGTGCTCACACTTCTCCAAAAAGGGGTAAAGCGCATTCAGGGCCGCATCATTGGCGATGGCAGCTTATTCCCCGGCTCCATTTACGATGATTTTTGGAATTGGGGAGACATCGGCAATGGCTACGGCAGCGGCGTTTCTGGGCTGAATCTGGAGCATAACCGTAGCCTGATCCGGATTCGCCCCGGTGAGGAGGTGGGGGCCAAAGCGATGTTTCTAGTGGCCAACCCTCAGGTGCCGAACGTTCAGTGGGTGAATGAAGCGACCACCGGTGCTGCGAATTCAGGAGATGGCGTCGTGATTCATGGAGGTGAACGCACTGGAGTTCTGCATTTGCGTGGAACTGTGCCTTTGAGTGCGGGTAACTTTGAAGTGACGGCGGCGGTGCCAGACCCAGAACTCTATGCAGCCCATCACCTGCGCGTGCTGTTGGTGGATGCCGGGATCGAGGTGGATGGAGAGGCTGCTAGCGCCAGCGAACTGCGCAACGCGGGTGGGTCCGTACCTGAGGCGTCGGAGATTTTAATCAAACATGCTTCGCCCACCCTGAGGGAGATCGTCACCAGCATCCATGCCACTTCGGACAATCACGAGACAGAGTGCTTGTATCGTTTGTTAGGTGTTCGTGAAGGAAAATCTTCCGATGAGGTTTTGCGGGCTCACTGGCAGTCACGAGGGTTGGTTTTTGAGGGATTGCGCATGGAGGATGGCTGCGGTCTCGCACGCGCTGATTTCATTCGGCCTCTGGATCTTGCTCGCCTCCAGCATGTGGCCGGCACTGGACCTCAGGGTGCCGTCTATCGCGAATCTTTGCTGGCCACGGAAGATGGCTCTGTCAGGTGGAAAGGTGGGGCCATGTCCGGCGTGCGTTCTTACACGGGTTATGTCAAATCTGCCTCCGGGGGTGAATTTTGTTTTGCCTTGATGGTGAATCATTTTGCGGATGCGCAGGCGGTGGCTCGTTTGCGCGAGGCCGTGTTGGGTGCCTTGAAGACTCGCTGA
- the glpQ gene encoding glycerophosphodiester phosphodiesterase — protein MKYLLPLLALPLMAQEPSPLVIAHRGASGYLPEHTLEAKAMAHAQGAPSIEQDVVLTKDDVPVVLHDIHVDTISDVATRFPGRQREDGRFYALDFTLAELKQLRVTERFHAKTGQQVFPKRFPIHTSTFQIPTLEEELQLIQGLNRSTGRQAGIYPEIKQPAWHRKEGHDISRIVLPILEKYGYKSREDACHVQCFEYEEVKRIRLELGWKGRLIILMGAGAQGTDGTDFAHLRSPAGLVELKQVADGIGPALSSIIAADRSVTALVRDAHAQGLKVHPYTLRTDELPKFAHSADDLMDLLFTQAGVDGLFTDFPDVVLSWLAKKR, from the coding sequence ATGAAATATCTCCTCCCCCTCCTCGCTTTACCCCTTATGGCTCAGGAACCTTCTCCCCTTGTCATCGCCCATCGTGGCGCCAGTGGTTATTTACCTGAACACACGCTGGAAGCCAAGGCCATGGCTCATGCTCAGGGCGCGCCTTCCATCGAACAGGATGTGGTGCTGACGAAGGACGATGTGCCCGTCGTCTTGCATGACATCCATGTGGATACCATCAGCGACGTGGCCACGCGATTTCCCGGTCGGCAGCGCGAAGATGGCCGCTTTTACGCCTTGGACTTCACTCTTGCTGAGCTGAAGCAACTTCGCGTCACCGAACGGTTTCATGCCAAAACAGGTCAGCAGGTGTTTCCCAAACGCTTTCCGATCCATACCTCCACCTTCCAGATTCCCACACTGGAGGAGGAGCTGCAATTGATCCAGGGACTGAACCGCAGCACTGGGCGGCAGGCGGGCATTTATCCCGAGATCAAACAGCCTGCCTGGCATCGCAAGGAAGGTCATGACATCAGTCGCATCGTCCTGCCCATCCTGGAAAAGTATGGTTACAAGAGCCGCGAGGATGCATGTCATGTGCAGTGCTTTGAGTATGAAGAGGTGAAAAGAATACGTTTGGAGTTAGGCTGGAAAGGTCGCCTCATCATACTCATGGGGGCTGGGGCTCAAGGCACAGACGGCACCGACTTTGCCCACTTGCGTTCCCCGGCTGGGCTGGTGGAGTTGAAACAGGTGGCCGATGGCATCGGCCCGGCACTCAGCAGCATCATTGCCGCAGATCGCAGCGTGACAGCCTTGGTCAGAGACGCTCATGCTCAGGGTCTCAAAGTCCATCCTTACACTTTGCGTACCGATGAACTGCCCAAGTTCGCACACTCGGCGGATGATCTCATGGACTTGCTTTTCACCCAGGCCGGGGTGGACGGCCTGTTCACGGATTTCCCGGATGTGGTGTTGAGTTGGTTGGCCAAGAAGCGCTGA
- the pgtP gene encoding phosphoglycerate transporter protein PgtP, with protein sequence MFSVFRPAPDAPLLPADRTDAEYKRLRLQVFIGIFIGYAAYYLVRKNFSLAMPDILREFPQYSKAQLGTAMTGLSFAYGVSKFLMGSISDRSNPRYFLPFGLLLSASIIAVFGLVKEVYASLAIIVILQTLNGWVNGMGWPPCGKTMVHWFSTRERGRTVAIWNVAHNVGAGGMAGLAAMGVWLFDDWGAKFYFNAAAAGIVAVLAFWLMRDTPQSCGLPPIEAYKDDYPPNYSAEHERTFTFKEIFFTHVFNNKFLWAIAVANAFVYFVRYGIADWIPTYLQTAKGFSFQQSSIAVSCFEYAAIPGTLLCGWISDKIFKGRRAPATILFMTLTFVGLTGYALNRQGPFWIDCTSLTAIGFFIYGPVMIIGLHALDLVPKKAAGTAAGFTGFFGYAFGSAAAGTGVGWLVDHWGWSWAFVIMGLSSLLTIVFSAMTLGHRAEKNTSRV encoded by the coding sequence ATGTTTTCTGTTTTTCGCCCTGCCCCAGATGCCCCGCTCCTCCCGGCGGACCGAACGGATGCTGAGTACAAACGCTTGCGGCTGCAGGTGTTCATCGGGATTTTCATCGGTTATGCAGCTTACTACTTGGTGCGGAAGAATTTCTCTCTAGCCATGCCGGACATTCTACGGGAGTTTCCGCAGTATTCCAAGGCCCAGCTCGGCACGGCGATGACAGGCCTTTCCTTTGCCTATGGGGTGTCCAAGTTTTTGATGGGCTCCATTTCAGACCGCAGCAATCCACGCTATTTCCTGCCGTTTGGTCTGCTGCTTTCGGCCTCCATCATCGCGGTCTTTGGCTTGGTGAAAGAGGTCTATGCATCCCTGGCCATCATTGTCATTTTGCAGACGCTTAATGGGTGGGTGAATGGCATGGGCTGGCCTCCTTGTGGCAAAACCATGGTACATTGGTTCAGCACGCGCGAGCGGGGCCGCACCGTAGCCATCTGGAATGTGGCGCACAATGTCGGAGCCGGGGGCATGGCAGGACTCGCCGCTATGGGCGTGTGGCTCTTCGATGACTGGGGCGCGAAGTTTTACTTCAATGCTGCTGCTGCTGGGATCGTCGCCGTTTTAGCTTTTTGGCTCATGCGGGACACCCCCCAGAGTTGTGGCCTGCCGCCCATTGAGGCTTACAAAGACGATTATCCTCCGAACTATTCGGCAGAGCATGAACGGACGTTCACCTTCAAGGAGATCTTCTTCACCCATGTGTTTAACAACAAGTTTCTCTGGGCCATTGCCGTGGCCAATGCGTTTGTCTATTTCGTCCGTTATGGCATCGCAGACTGGATCCCTACCTACTTGCAAACGGCCAAAGGATTCTCCTTTCAGCAGTCTAGCATCGCCGTTTCATGCTTTGAGTATGCAGCGATTCCTGGCACCCTCCTCTGTGGGTGGATCTCGGACAAAATTTTTAAAGGCCGCCGTGCCCCTGCCACCATTCTGTTTATGACTTTGACCTTTGTTGGCCTAACAGGTTATGCTCTCAATCGTCAAGGGCCTTTCTGGATTGATTGCACGTCCCTCACGGCCATTGGCTTTTTCATCTACGGCCCGGTCATGATCATTGGGCTTCATGCTCTGGATCTAGTGCCGAAAAAGGCCGCAGGCACAGCCGCGGGCTTCACAGGCTTTTTTGGATACGCTTTTGGCTCGGCTGCCGCAGGCACAGGCGTCGGCTGGTTGGTGGATCATTGGGGCTGGAGCTGGGCCTTCGTCATCATGGGGCTTAGCAGCTTGCTCACCATCGTCTTCAGCGCCATGACCCTCGGGCACCGGGCTGAAAAGAACACCTCACGCGTATGA
- a CDS encoding sugar-binding protein: MTPAPFTLNRYPVRRCRGALLDWSAAVCLDRFTFPWESTVPPSTQFRALWDEERLHFRFDCVDEDLVLGAGETVKERVLRSDRVEIFLTPDLTLTPYYAFEMSPSSEALVYAARFYREYDWNWTCPELHLNASIQGHRYQVQGSLPLNLLRELNVLKAGTSEFYAGVYRAEFSHTAEGGIHSGWMPWVNPQTEKADFHTPASFGIFELVE, encoded by the coding sequence ATGACACCTGCACCTTTTACCCTCAATCGTTACCCCGTCCGACGCTGTCGTGGAGCTCTCTTGGACTGGTCTGCTGCTGTGTGTCTAGATCGTTTCACTTTCCCCTGGGAGTCCACAGTTCCACCCTCGACTCAGTTCCGTGCTCTTTGGGATGAAGAGCGGCTGCACTTCCGCTTTGACTGTGTGGATGAAGACCTGGTGCTCGGCGCGGGTGAGACGGTGAAGGAGCGTGTGCTGAGATCTGACCGGGTGGAGATCTTTCTGACACCCGATCTCACACTCACACCTTATTACGCCTTTGAGATGAGTCCAAGCAGCGAAGCCCTGGTCTATGCGGCGCGATTCTACCGCGAGTATGACTGGAACTGGACCTGCCCGGAGCTGCACTTAAATGCAAGTATTCAGGGCCATCGTTATCAGGTGCAGGGAAGTCTGCCCTTAAATCTGCTGCGTGAGTTGAATGTGCTGAAAGCCGGAACCTCGGAATTTTATGCCGGGGTGTATCGAGCGGAGTTTTCCCACACGGCGGAGGGCGGCATTCACTCGGGCTGGATGCCGTGGGTGAACCCACAGACAGAGAAGGCCGATTTCCACACGCCAGCTTCTTTTGGGATCTTCGAGCTAGTGGAATAG
- a CDS encoding right-handed parallel beta-helix repeat-containing protein has product MKRVCLILLGLCLGTWARAESLIIHDIAALKAAVAGLKAGTVMKIAPGDYPGGWHIIGVENLTIEALDPQSPPHFKGAGNGWQFSKCAGLTLRNVHISGQSGNGLNLDDGGDLANPVKGITLEHVHISDIGPEGNHDGIKCSGLENLTILDCTLTGWGGQGIDFVGCHKSLITGCQFVGKVGFSASAGVQLKGGTSEIVVEKCRFTNAGQRPLNIGGSTGLAYFRPQGAKHEAHSIVVRENIMEGSPCAAAFVGVDGCEFSGNTILFPEKWLFRILQETQEPGFVPCRNVWVKNNRFVFRRVQVQVDVNIGSGVAAETFRFENNHWFAEDRPSASKPKLPVAEVAGVHGTDPR; this is encoded by the coding sequence ATGAAACGCGTCTGCCTCATCCTGCTGGGACTTTGCCTGGGAACCTGGGCTCGTGCCGAGTCCCTGATCATCCATGATATCGCCGCTCTGAAGGCTGCCGTGGCTGGGCTGAAAGCGGGCACGGTGATGAAAATCGCCCCTGGGGACTACCCTGGCGGCTGGCATATCATAGGCGTGGAGAATTTGACCATCGAGGCCCTGGATCCCCAGTCTCCGCCGCATTTCAAAGGCGCTGGAAATGGCTGGCAGTTTTCCAAATGTGCGGGGCTCACGCTGCGGAATGTCCACATCAGTGGCCAGAGTGGCAATGGCCTCAATTTAGACGATGGCGGTGATCTAGCAAACCCAGTCAAGGGCATCACCCTCGAGCACGTCCATATCAGCGACATCGGCCCAGAAGGAAATCACGATGGCATCAAATGCTCCGGTTTGGAAAACCTCACGATCCTTGATTGTACCCTCACGGGCTGGGGTGGGCAGGGCATAGATTTTGTCGGCTGTCACAAGTCACTCATCACGGGCTGCCAGTTCGTGGGTAAGGTGGGATTCTCCGCCAGTGCAGGAGTCCAGCTCAAAGGTGGTACCTCAGAGATCGTGGTGGAAAAATGCCGCTTCACGAATGCCGGGCAGCGTCCGCTGAATATCGGTGGTTCCACAGGCCTCGCCTACTTCCGCCCGCAAGGGGCCAAGCATGAAGCGCACAGCATCGTGGTACGTGAAAACATCATGGAGGGCAGCCCCTGCGCCGCCGCCTTTGTCGGAGTGGATGGCTGTGAGTTCAGTGGCAACACGATCTTGTTTCCCGAAAAGTGGCTCTTCCGCATCCTGCAGGAGACCCAGGAGCCGGGCTTTGTGCCCTGCCGAAATGTTTGGGTGAAAAACAACCGCTTCGTCTTCCGTCGCGTTCAGGTGCAGGTGGATGTCAACATCGGCAGTGGCGTGGCTGCTGAGACCTTTCGTTTTGAAAACAATCATTGGTTCGCGGAAGATCGTCCCTCGGCCTCCAAGCCGAAACTCCCCGTGGCCGAAGTGGCCGGAGTCCATGGCACAGACCCACGTTAA
- the trpS gene encoding tryptophan--tRNA ligase, whose translation MRILSGLQPSGRLHIGNYFGMMEAALKLQHEGEAFYFIADYHSLTSIHEGKTLRSNVRDLAIDFLACGLDPEKCVFFRQSDVPEHTELSWILSTVTPMGLLERCHSYKDKVANGIKPSHGLFAYPVLMAADILMYDADLVPVGKDQKQHVEVTRDIAIKMNETFGQDLLKLPTPRIREETAVVQGTDGRKMSKSYGNTIQLFEEPGKLKKAIMGIPTDSTPVESPKPIEGSSILALYQLVASPADYEAMVADFQAGGKGYGDFKKRLLQGITDYFAPFREKRAELVANPEYVNKVLAEGAEKARAVARKTLDRVRQAVGLGD comes from the coding sequence ATGCGTATCCTTTCCGGCCTCCAACCCAGCGGACGTCTCCACATCGGCAACTATTTTGGCATGATGGAGGCGGCCCTGAAGCTGCAACACGAAGGCGAAGCTTTCTACTTCATCGCCGATTACCACTCCCTCACAAGCATCCACGAGGGTAAGACCCTGCGCAGCAATGTGCGTGACCTTGCTATTGATTTCCTGGCCTGCGGTCTGGATCCCGAGAAGTGTGTGTTTTTCCGCCAGAGTGATGTACCAGAGCACACGGAGCTTTCCTGGATCCTGAGCACCGTCACCCCCATGGGCCTGCTGGAACGCTGCCACAGCTACAAGGACAAGGTAGCAAACGGTATAAAGCCCAGCCACGGCCTCTTTGCCTACCCGGTACTCATGGCCGCAGACATCCTTATGTATGATGCCGATCTGGTGCCTGTGGGAAAAGACCAAAAGCAGCACGTGGAGGTGACCCGCGACATCGCCATCAAGATGAACGAAACTTTTGGCCAAGACCTGCTGAAACTGCCCACACCGCGCATCCGCGAGGAAACCGCCGTGGTCCAGGGCACCGATGGCCGGAAGATGAGCAAGAGCTATGGCAACACCATCCAGCTCTTTGAAGAGCCTGGAAAACTGAAGAAGGCCATCATGGGCATCCCGACAGACTCCACCCCGGTGGAATCGCCCAAACCTATCGAAGGCAGCAGCATCCTGGCGCTGTATCAACTCGTCGCCTCCCCGGCCGATTACGAGGCGATGGTGGCAGATTTCCAGGCCGGAGGCAAAGGCTACGGCGACTTCAAAAAGCGCCTCCTCCAAGGCATCACCGACTACTTCGCCCCCTTCCGCGAGAAGCGTGCGGAGCTGGTGGCTAACCCTGAGTATGTCAACAAGGTGCTGGCTGAGGGGGCTGAAAAAGCCCGTGCGGTCGCCCGTAAAACGCTGGATCGCGTGCGCCAGGCGGTCGGTCTTGGAGATTAA
- a CDS encoding class I SAM-dependent methyltransferase, which yields MNPNGYELLDSGNFQKLERFGEVVLSRPCAQAVWKQTLSPIIWQKATATFFRDGGNQWRGRDRLPSTWDIGVDGTRFQLSSTDFGHLGIFPEQRDQWKRIREVCGDYRKKHNRAPRVLNLFAYSGGSTLAAAHGGAEVCHVDASKGMVDWARKNATLNGLDEKPIRWIVDDVTKFLDREHRRARSYDLIILDPPSYGRGAKGEIFKIENDLPPLLSLIGKLMSDQPLGVLLSCHTPELTPISLHHLLVQQFGSSGGSLEQGEMQLRGAANVLPVPSGSFCWWLK from the coding sequence ATGAATCCCAACGGCTACGAACTCCTCGACAGCGGCAACTTTCAAAAGCTGGAACGCTTTGGTGAAGTGGTGCTCTCCCGCCCCTGCGCTCAGGCGGTGTGGAAGCAAACGCTCTCCCCCATCATCTGGCAAAAGGCCACCGCCACGTTCTTTCGCGATGGCGGCAACCAGTGGCGCGGACGGGATCGCCTGCCTAGCACCTGGGACATCGGTGTGGATGGCACGCGCTTTCAGCTCAGTAGCACGGACTTTGGTCACCTGGGCATCTTCCCGGAGCAGCGCGACCAGTGGAAACGCATCCGTGAAGTGTGTGGCGACTACCGCAAAAAACACAATCGCGCCCCGCGTGTGCTGAACCTCTTTGCCTACTCCGGTGGCAGCACGCTGGCCGCCGCGCATGGCGGTGCGGAGGTGTGCCATGTGGATGCCTCCAAAGGCATGGTGGACTGGGCACGCAAGAACGCCACACTGAATGGCCTGGATGAAAAACCCATCCGCTGGATCGTGGATGATGTGACCAAATTCCTCGACCGTGAGCACCGGCGCGCGCGCAGCTACGACCTCATCATCCTGGATCCGCCCAGCTATGGCCGTGGCGCGAAGGGGGAGATCTTCAAGATTGAAAACGATCTGCCGCCGCTGCTCTCCTTGATTGGCAAACTGATGTCCGATCAACCCCTGGGCGTGCTGCTTTCCTGCCACACGCCCGAGCTGACGCCCATCTCTTTACATCATTTGTTAGTCCAACAGTTTGGCTCCTCCGGTGGCAGCCTGGAACAGGGAGAGATGCAACTGCGCGGCGCGGCGAATGTGCTGCCCGTGCCCAGCGGCAGCTTCTGCTGGTGGCTGAAATGA
- a CDS encoding YheT family hydrolase, protein MPVVTSSYQAPRFLRNGHVQTVLPVFLPRAHPPQPKHERLELSDGDFLDLRWYHAGNKRLAILSHGLEGSAEAIYIRSMSAALLRAGWNVLAWNFRGCGGVENRLPRSYHSGESNDLRSVIEHASDAYPQMALVGFSLGGNITLKCIGEMPAHPHIVAAVAVSAPVDLASSARVLDEHKDNRVYLKRFLKTLVLKMEAKARRFPESFDLRGIHSIRTIKEFDDRFTAPLHGFRDADDYWARASSLPHLTKLRVPSLLLNALNDPLLTLPSFPQELAFHSDLLHLETPDYGGHVGFLDHRLRGWHERRVIEFLNAACV, encoded by the coding sequence ATGCCCGTCGTCACCTCCAGTTACCAGGCACCCCGTTTCCTGCGTAATGGCCATGTGCAGACGGTGCTGCCAGTGTTTCTCCCGCGGGCGCACCCGCCCCAGCCCAAGCATGAACGCCTGGAACTGAGCGATGGTGATTTCCTGGATCTGCGCTGGTATCATGCTGGGAACAAGCGATTGGCCATCCTCTCGCATGGGCTGGAGGGCTCTGCCGAGGCCATCTACATCCGCAGCATGAGTGCCGCGCTGCTGCGTGCCGGATGGAATGTACTGGCATGGAATTTCCGGGGCTGTGGTGGGGTGGAAAATCGCCTGCCACGCTCCTACCACAGTGGCGAATCCAATGACCTGCGTAGCGTCATTGAGCATGCTTCAGATGCCTACCCGCAGATGGCCCTCGTCGGCTTCAGCCTGGGCGGTAACATCACGCTCAAGTGCATCGGCGAAATGCCCGCGCATCCACACATCGTCGCGGCTGTGGCGGTCTCGGCTCCGGTGGATCTGGCCTCCAGCGCGCGCGTCCTGGATGAGCACAAGGACAACCGCGTTTACCTGAAACGCTTTTTAAAAACCCTCGTCCTCAAGATGGAGGCGAAAGCGCGGAGGTTCCCTGAAAGCTTTGATCTGCGTGGCATTCACAGCATCCGTACCATCAAGGAATTTGATGATCGCTTCACCGCGCCGCTGCATGGCTTTCGCGATGCCGATGACTACTGGGCGCGCGCCAGTTCCCTGCCTCACCTGACCAAACTGCGTGTGCCAAGCCTGCTGCTGAATGCGCTGAACGATCCCCTGCTCACCCTGCCGTCCTTCCCGCAAGAACTCGCCTTTCACAGTGACCTGCTGCACCTGGAAACACCAGACTACGGCGGTCATGTGGGCTTCCTGGATCATCGCCTCCGCGGCTGGCATGAGCGCCGCGTGATCGAGTTCCTCAACGCTGCCTGCGTTTGA
- a CDS encoding alpha/beta hydrolase codes for MKSFILGLVAISLVPLLSAADTKPAAQKPASESPKWKKLNPQTPTGFTLKTLEVAKYPEHTVELYVYVPEAEGTWPCILDIHGGGWQKRQVEADKPMMERLAQRGFVTALVSYRLSTEAKYPAALHDCKAALRCLRAHAKELKIDPERIGCMGGSAGGHLSGLTAMTSGLPEFEGAGPFKDQSSTVKAAIVMAATQDLVASNVGKKNEGAVLFFGGSLEEKTEVYKAASPITHVRSGVPPTIFIEGEKDTLKIGRAEMMDELQALGIETSVTTLKDAPHPFWMSDPWCAETVDIAAIFFKKHLGEPILK; via the coding sequence ATGAAATCCTTTATCCTTGGCCTTGTCGCCATCAGTCTAGTTCCACTTTTGTCTGCGGCTGATACCAAGCCTGCCGCTCAAAAACCCGCTTCTGAAAGCCCCAAATGGAAGAAGCTGAATCCGCAGACGCCGACAGGCTTCACGCTGAAGACCCTGGAAGTCGCCAAATACCCGGAGCACACGGTGGAACTCTACGTTTATGTACCTGAGGCGGAGGGCACCTGGCCTTGCATCCTGGACATCCATGGTGGCGGCTGGCAGAAGCGCCAAGTGGAGGCGGATAAGCCGATGATGGAGCGTCTCGCCCAGCGCGGTTTTGTCACCGCGCTAGTCAGTTACCGCCTGTCCACAGAGGCGAAGTACCCGGCAGCCCTGCATGACTGCAAAGCGGCCCTGCGTTGCCTGCGAGCGCATGCGAAGGAACTCAAGATTGACCCCGAGCGCATCGGTTGCATGGGAGGCTCTGCCGGCGGGCACCTCTCAGGCCTCACCGCTATGACCAGTGGCCTGCCTGAGTTTGAAGGTGCGGGCCCTTTTAAAGATCAATCCAGCACAGTGAAAGCGGCCATCGTCATGGCTGCCACACAGGATCTGGTGGCCTCCAATGTGGGTAAAAAGAACGAAGGGGCCGTTCTCTTCTTCGGCGGGAGCCTAGAGGAAAAAACGGAGGTGTACAAAGCCGCCTCACCCATCACCCACGTGCGCTCTGGCGTGCCGCCCACGATCTTCATCGAAGGGGAAAAGGACACCCTAAAAATCGGCCGGGCCGAAATGATGGACGAGCTCCAAGCCCTGGGCATCGAGACCTCCGTGACCACTCTCAAAGATGCCCCTCATCCGTTCTGGATGAGCGATCCCTGGTGCGCCGAGACAGTGGACATCGCCGCGATTTTCTTCAAAAAGCACCTGGGCGAGCCGATTCTGAAATAA
- a CDS encoding GNAT family N-acetyltransferase, whose product MSYSDFEPDSEAERELSPLLQAIVPKLTPCRVREYLPEDFEACLEIYRSNTPDLLPEEGLEAFAEFLTVGTSYILVIEYDGELVACGGLELIGDSDSATLVHGMVHGDYHRRGLGTTLLAARIALLETEDRPLDLWLRTTRHSVPFYGRFGFALHSVRAGGVEREGANVWLSIDDQDIEDIRFALEERSIRIFLNDPDEDDEEEEF is encoded by the coding sequence ATGTCATACAGCGATTTTGAACCCGATTCCGAGGCTGAGCGCGAGCTATCCCCGCTCCTGCAGGCGATCGTGCCGAAGCTCACTCCCTGCCGCGTCCGCGAGTATCTGCCAGAGGATTTTGAAGCCTGCCTGGAGATCTACCGTTCCAACACGCCTGATTTGTTGCCTGAAGAAGGTCTGGAGGCCTTTGCCGAGTTTTTGACCGTGGGCACCTCTTACATCCTTGTGATTGAGTATGATGGCGAACTCGTTGCCTGTGGTGGCCTGGAATTGATTGGCGATTCAGACTCCGCCACCCTTGTTCATGGCATGGTGCATGGGGATTACCATCGCCGTGGGCTGGGCACCACCTTGCTAGCCGCCCGTATTGCTCTGCTGGAGACGGAGGATCGCCCGCTGGATCTCTGGCTGCGCACCACGCGTCATTCCGTGCCGTTCTACGGCAGGTTTGGCTTTGCCCTGCATTCGGTGAGGGCCGGGGGCGTGGAACGTGAAGGGGCCAATGTCTGGCTGAGCATTGATGACCAGGACATTGAGGACATCCGTTTTGCCTTGGAGGAACGCAGCATCCGTATCTTTTTAAATGATCCTGACGAGGATGACGAAGAGGAGGAGTTTTAA